From one Methanocalculus alkaliphilus genomic stretch:
- a CDS encoding coiled-coil protein — MLNDLIDKRKTILAESEQHKERRNELNALASQYARERNELNNQTRQFVEEAQQHKELRDKSNKDVSTLKDQRNELNEKANVLFEELEEYKKEHGNIKKGQVKDIQRQIEFLEFKQQTEAMSADKERDLVEKIKQMKQQVREQEAELEQNKEIRGKLQDARDLRKEASDLHIKVTESADLAQKHHDLMVECYRKADKSREEADARHRAFVEAQESADAEHKAFIECQKELRDYDKVISGVRTKTKKVKTVKENKSVRMEAEKIFNSFKSGEKLTTDDLLLLQRSKLI; from the coding sequence ATGTTGAATGATCTCATAGACAAGAGGAAGACTATTCTCGCTGAATCTGAACAGCATAAGGAGCGAAGGAACGAACTCAATGCTCTCGCGAGCCAGTATGCCCGCGAGCGGAATGAGCTGAACAACCAGACGCGCCAGTTTGTTGAGGAGGCTCAGCAGCATAAAGAGCTTCGGGATAAGAGCAACAAGGATGTCTCTACACTGAAGGATCAGCGGAACGAACTCAACGAGAAGGCAAATGTGCTCTTTGAGGAACTTGAGGAATATAAAAAAGAGCATGGCAACATCAAGAAAGGCCAGGTCAAGGACATCCAGAGGCAGATAGAATTTCTGGAGTTCAAGCAGCAGACCGAGGCGATGAGTGCCGACAAAGAGCGCGACCTCGTTGAAAAGATTAAGCAGATGAAACAGCAGGTCCGGGAGCAGGAAGCCGAGCTGGAGCAGAACAAAGAGATCCGTGGTAAGCTGCAGGATGCCAGGGACCTCAGAAAAGAAGCTTCTGATCTGCATATCAAAGTGACTGAAAGCGCTGATCTTGCTCAGAAACACCATGATCTGATGGTGGAATGCTACCGGAAGGCAGACAAGTCACGTGAAGAGGCAGATGCCCGCCACCGCGCATTTGTCGAGGCACAGGAGTCTGCCGATGCAGAACACAAAGCCTTCATCGAGTGCCAGAAAGAGCTCCGGGACTATGATAAGGTCATCAGCGGTGTCCGGACAAAGACCAAGAAGGTCAAGACAGTCAAAGAGAATAAGTCTGTCAGGATGGAAGCAGAGAAGATCTTCAACTCCTTCAAGAGCGGTGAAAAGCTCACAACTGACGATCTCCTTCTCCTTCAGAGATCAAAACTCATTTAA
- the ftsZ gene encoding cell division protein FtsZ, translated as MQTIINEALKNSEIEKERVKSSIIDDDEMLGNPRIVIIGCGGAGNNTVNRLHHMQVAGAETIAINTDKQHLDMIQADKRVLIGKSLTKGLGAGGFPDVGKRAAEMARPTLEALLESADLVFVTAGMGGGTGTGSAPVVAQIAKEQGAIVVGMVSYPFQVEKARMLKAEEGLEAIRNAADSVIVLDNNRLKNFVPNLPLGQAFSVMDQLISETVKGISETITEPSLINIDYADVRATMSKGGLAVMLVGETKQQNKAESVVRECLDHPLLDIDYRGATGCLIHITGGNDLTLHDAEEIASQLTYELDPHADVIWGARVRNDYEGKIRVMAIMTGVQSPQILGGRPYLTAQSTGKRKAEMPLRRPGRGSDERSGSLVDWVM; from the coding sequence ATGCAGACCATAATTAATGAAGCTCTGAAAAATTCTGAGATCGAGAAAGAACGTGTAAAGTCCTCAATTATTGATGATGATGAGATGCTTGGAAACCCAAGAATTGTCATTATCGGTTGCGGAGGTGCAGGGAACAATACCGTCAACCGACTTCATCATATGCAGGTTGCAGGTGCTGAAACCATCGCAATAAATACTGACAAACAGCACCTTGACATGATTCAGGCAGACAAACGCGTTCTGATCGGGAAATCCCTCACAAAAGGTCTTGGGGCCGGCGGATTTCCGGACGTGGGTAAGCGCGCAGCAGAGATGGCCCGCCCGACACTTGAGGCACTCCTTGAGTCAGCAGATCTCGTCTTTGTCACGGCAGGTATGGGGGGAGGAACAGGCACAGGATCCGCGCCGGTCGTCGCACAGATCGCCAAGGAGCAGGGCGCGATCGTCGTGGGGATGGTCAGCTATCCATTCCAGGTAGAGAAAGCGCGCATGCTGAAGGCCGAGGAGGGGCTTGAAGCCATCCGGAATGCCGCAGACTCCGTTATCGTTCTTGATAACAACAGGCTGAAGAATTTTGTTCCAAACCTCCCGCTCGGACAGGCGTTCTCTGTTATGGATCAGCTCATCTCCGAGACCGTCAAAGGAATCAGCGAGACAATAACCGAACCGTCTCTCATCAACATCGATTATGCCGATGTCCGCGCAACCATGAGCAAGGGCGGCCTCGCAGTGATGCTCGTTGGTGAGACGAAGCAGCAGAATAAGGCAGAGAGTGTTGTCCGTGAATGTCTTGACCACCCACTTCTTGATATCGATTATCGCGGGGCTACCGGGTGCCTTATTCACATCACTGGCGGAAATGACCTCACGCTCCATGATGCTGAGGAGATTGCCAGCCAGTTAACCTATGAGCTTGATCCACATGCCGATGTCATCTGGGGTGCCCGTGTCCGGAATGACTATGAAGGTAAGATTCGAGTCATGGCGATCATGACTGGTGTTCAGAGCCCCCAGATCCTCGGAGGCCGCCCGTACCTTACCGCCCAGTCAACCGGAAAGAGAAAAGCGGAAATGCCTCTTCGGAGACCGGGAAGGGGTTCAGATGAGCGATCAGGGAGCCTGGTTGACTGGGTGATGTAA
- a CDS encoding ribbon-helix-helix domain-containing protein: MDRITIRLPRQQVEMLEKLVSAGEFPTVSEAVRYAVRELLSRHGDRVMRESDQVTSFNIEREGL; the protein is encoded by the coding sequence ATGGACAGGATCACTATTCGATTACCAAGACAACAGGTCGAGATGCTGGAAAAACTTGTTTCAGCTGGCGAATTCCCAACAGTATCAGAAGCGGTTCGATATGCGGTACGGGAGCTTTTATCACGGCATGGAGATCGGGTAATGAGGGAGAGCGATCAGGTCACATCATTTAATATCGAGAGAGAGGGGTTGTAA
- a CDS encoding pyridoxal phosphate-dependent aminotransferase — protein sequence MKPDRLPQRQKHGGTIRRLRADGAGEGIIDFSASMNPYPPNVHWKPDLCDLREYPDDTYMELKEAIGSAFSRDPAEVTVGNGSIELIRIYAQIFLSPGSSAYIESPTFGEYAQSVLIAGGRLAEEPEDATVRYLCNPNNPTGELLVREEVQQILHSCKETGSRLFLDEAFIDLADPRESMADHRDSDLFILRSITKAFSVPGIRFGFGFSDPDTIEAIETVRPPWTVNRYAEAYAIEALRHLPDLLHSRQMIADERRFLTESITSLGLFCHPSQVNYLLIDTGRDAGALQHALLRQGILVRDCSSFGLPQAIRVAVRTHEENTMLIEALSACMH from the coding sequence ATGAAACCAGACAGGCTACCACAGAGACAGAAGCATGGGGGAACCATCAGGCGGCTTCGGGCAGATGGAGCGGGAGAGGGTATCATCGACTTCAGTGCCAGTATGAATCCGTATCCTCCAAATGTACACTGGAAACCTGATCTGTGTGATCTCCGGGAGTATCCGGATGATACCTATATGGAACTGAAAGAGGCGATTGGATCTGCCTTCTCGCGCGACCCGGCAGAGGTGACGGTGGGTAACGGATCGATTGAACTGATCAGAATCTATGCCCAGATCTTTCTTTCACCCGGTTCATCTGCATATATTGAGTCCCCTACCTTTGGGGAGTATGCACAGTCCGTTCTCATAGCTGGCGGGAGGTTGGCAGAAGAGCCGGAAGATGCCACAGTCCGCTACCTCTGCAATCCAAATAATCCGACGGGAGAGCTCCTTGTGCGAGAGGAAGTACAACAGATTCTTCATTCATGCAAGGAGACAGGGTCGCGCCTCTTCCTTGATGAGGCATTCATCGATCTTGCTGATCCGCGTGAGAGCATGGCAGACCACCGGGATTCTGATCTCTTTATTCTCCGCTCTATCACGAAAGCCTTCTCTGTTCCGGGAATCAGATTTGGTTTTGGCTTTTCTGACCCTGATACAATCGAAGCAATTGAGACGGTCCGGCCGCCATGGACGGTCAACCGGTACGCCGAGGCGTATGCGATCGAAGCCCTGCGCCACCTCCCCGACCTTCTACACTCACGACAGATGATCGCTGATGAGCGGCGTTTTCTGACCGAATCAATAACCTCTCTTGGGCTTTTCTGCCATCCATCCCAGGTCAATTATCTTCTCATCGATACCGGCAGGGATGCAGGAGCACTTCAGCATGCGCTCCTCAGGCAAGGCATCCTTGTTCGGGACTGTTCCTCTTTCGGACTCCCTCAGGCGATCAGGGTTGCTGTTCGAACCCATGAAGAAAATACAATGCTTATTGAGGCCCTGTCTGCATGCATGCACTGA
- a CDS encoding NTP transferase domain-containing protein → MHALIMAGGEGSRLGLGEKPLVCIHGRPMIQWVIEAFSDAGCSPVVVLSSKTPYTRNWCRANSIPFILADGNGYLEDLIYAVTALEEGGPIFTSVSDIPCISADIIRSVSESHRRSGMEACSTWVPVSLCREVGTEPRYLCEIDGVPASPVGVNILQGSKIGEVQEELCLLLNTRELVFNVNTRSELALLEQYFQSDHS, encoded by the coding sequence ATGCATGCACTGATTATGGCCGGGGGGGAGGGATCCCGCCTTGGACTGGGAGAGAAACCACTCGTCTGCATACACGGCAGGCCGATGATCCAGTGGGTTATTGAAGCATTTTCAGATGCCGGATGCAGTCCCGTCGTCGTCTTATCCTCAAAGACCCCGTATACTCGGAACTGGTGCCGCGCCAATTCCATCCCCTTCATCCTTGCAGATGGAAATGGCTACCTTGAGGATCTCATCTATGCCGTCACTGCTCTGGAGGAGGGTGGCCCGATCTTTACAAGTGTCTCGGATATTCCATGCATCTCTGCAGACATTATCCGCTCGGTATCTGAGAGCCACCGCAGATCCGGGATGGAGGCATGCTCCACATGGGTTCCTGTTTCACTCTGCCGGGAGGTCGGCACAGAACCGCGCTACCTCTGTGAGATTGACGGTGTTCCTGCAAGCCCGGTCGGGGTCAATATATTGCAGGGATCAAAGATCGGGGAGGTTCAGGAAGAGCTTTGCCTTCTCCTCAACACAAGGGAGCTTGTTTTTAATGTTAATACCCGATCAGAACTTGCACTTCTTGAACAGTACTTTCAATCAGATCATTCATGA
- a CDS encoding TIGR00300 family protein translates to MDHSREIELEGHIIDSGIMTRVFDRVMDMGGDFEIIIFEVGKKKADISYARLQIRADSEDRLESITSELHRYGVRLIDQDNVRLIPAEADRVVPKGFYSTTNHPTSIRYLDEWIPVEHIEMDCIIVVDEAAGRAICTPLSRLKKGDSVVIGEAGVRVVYPERPRETGMFEFMQGQVSSERPSETIVRKIAKELQKVRAAGLRIGLVGGPAIVHTGAGDALAALIREGYIDILFSGNALATHDIEYNLFGTSLGMNLKTGELITGGHKHHIYAISEVMRAGSIAAAVEKKIITGGIMYECVKAGIPFILAGSIRDDGPLPGVITDTVEAQDRMREHLEDCGMVLMIGTLLHSVAVGNCLPSYVKTICVDINPASVTKLMDRGTTQAIGVVSDAGTFVPALLAALRSNSNG, encoded by the coding sequence ATGGACCATTCACGGGAGATAGAACTCGAAGGTCATATCATCGATTCAGGGATTATGACACGGGTATTTGATCGTGTCATGGATATGGGCGGTGATTTTGAGATCATCATCTTCGAGGTCGGGAAGAAGAAGGCGGATATCAGCTATGCCAGACTTCAGATACGGGCCGATTCTGAAGACCGGCTCGAGTCGATAACAAGTGAGCTGCATCGGTATGGTGTCCGGCTGATCGATCAGGATAATGTCAGGTTGATCCCTGCCGAAGCCGATCGGGTTGTTCCGAAAGGTTTCTACTCGACAACAAATCATCCGACCTCGATTCGTTACCTGGATGAATGGATACCTGTTGAGCATATCGAGATGGACTGCATCATCGTTGTTGACGAAGCAGCCGGGCGTGCCATCTGTACACCACTGTCCCGCTTAAAGAAGGGGGATTCCGTCGTCATCGGTGAAGCAGGTGTCCGGGTCGTCTATCCTGAGCGGCCGCGTGAGACCGGTATGTTTGAGTTCATGCAGGGACAGGTCTCGTCCGAGCGCCCAAGTGAAACAATCGTGAGAAAGATAGCAAAGGAGCTTCAGAAAGTCAGGGCTGCAGGCCTCAGGATCGGCCTTGTCGGAGGTCCGGCCATTGTACATACCGGGGCTGGTGATGCGCTTGCCGCCCTGATTCGTGAAGGATATATTGATATTCTCTTCAGCGGAAATGCCCTTGCCACGCATGATATTGAATATAATCTCTTTGGAACCTCTCTTGGTATGAACCTCAAGACCGGGGAGCTTATCACAGGGGGCCATAAGCACCATATCTATGCCATCAGTGAGGTGATGCGTGCCGGCTCCATCGCAGCTGCTGTCGAGAAGAAGATCATCACCGGTGGGATCATGTACGAGTGTGTCAAAGCAGGGATCCCCTTTATCCTCGCTGGTTCAATCCGGGATGACGGCCCGCTCCCTGGTGTGATCACCGACACCGTCGAAGCACAGGATCGTATGCGCGAGCATCTGGAGGATTGTGGGATGGTCCTGATGATCGGGACACTGCTCCACTCGGTGGCTGTCGGCAACTGTCTCCCCTCCTATGTGAAGACAATATGTGTTGATATCAACCCTGCATCGGTGACAAAACTGATGGACAGGGGGACGACACAGGCGATAGGTGTCGTCTCGGATGCCGGTACATTTGTACCGGCTCTTCTTGCAGCACTGCGTAGCAATTCTAACGGGTAA
- a CDS encoding archaeosine biosynthesis radical SAM protein RaSEA, which produces MVSRGEEKPLASWMGEDLIGGGIRKTLTIILRSGGCRFNRCRMCGYRFERYPAMTEDELASRMLAQIQWIEENYPSDSYDLVKIFTSGSFFDPVEVPAEVRDRLGILIRGKIAIAETRPEYVTPEVLRSFLDRIDDGSHEVPLYVAIGLETTNDSIREKSIDKGFTFADFIHASSIARDAGVGVKAYLMLKPLFLTESEAVADMKTSIAEVAPYADLISMNLCTVQRRTELEYLWKKGAYRPPYLWSGLEILLSTNEAVSCDPVGGGYIRGPHNCGDCDRDIKKAIDEYSLTFNRDLIRGAFEKECGCREEWQYIREHEMPWCMPLTR; this is translated from the coding sequence ATGGTATCCCGTGGAGAAGAAAAACCGCTCGCCTCATGGATGGGGGAAGACCTCATCGGGGGCGGGATCAGAAAGACACTCACCATCATCCTGCGATCCGGCGGATGCAGGTTTAACAGGTGCAGGATGTGCGGATACCGGTTTGAACGGTACCCGGCGATGACTGAAGATGAGCTCGCCAGCCGGATGCTCGCCCAGATCCAGTGGATCGAAGAGAATTATCCATCTGATTCATATGACCTTGTCAAGATATTCACATCAGGCAGTTTCTTTGATCCGGTGGAAGTTCCAGCTGAAGTACGGGATCGCCTTGGTATCCTCATCAGGGGGAAGATCGCCATTGCTGAGACCCGGCCTGAATACGTCACCCCTGAAGTGCTCAGATCGTTTCTTGATCGAATCGATGATGGCAGCCATGAGGTGCCCCTCTATGTGGCAATAGGCCTCGAAACGACCAATGACAGCATCAGAGAGAAATCCATTGATAAAGGGTTCACCTTTGCAGATTTCATCCATGCGTCCTCCATCGCCAGGGATGCAGGGGTCGGTGTCAAGGCATACCTTATGCTCAAGCCGCTCTTCCTGACCGAGAGTGAGGCTGTTGCTGATATGAAGACCTCCATTGCAGAGGTTGCACCCTATGCCGATCTGATCTCCATGAACCTCTGCACAGTACAAAGGCGAACAGAACTTGAATATCTCTGGAAAAAGGGAGCATACAGACCCCCCTATCTCTGGAGTGGACTCGAAATTCTCCTCTCAACCAATGAGGCAGTCAGTTGTGATCCCGTCGGGGGCGGATATATCCGGGGACCGCACAACTGCGGGGACTGCGATCGGGATATTAAAAAGGCGATCGATGAGTATTCACTCACCTTTAACCGTGATCTGATCAGAGGGGCCTTTGAAAAAGAGTGCGGATGCAGGGAAGAGTGGCAGTATATCAGAGAGCATGAGATGCCCTGGTGTATGCCGCTTACCCGTTAG
- a CDS encoding HypC/HybG/HupF family hydrogenase formation chaperone yields the protein MCIAVPAEVIEIRDGNIGLVDFGDLQHEVRLDLVDVKVGEFVLVHVGFAIQRLSREEGLETRELFRQVYEAMGS from the coding sequence ATGTGTATCGCAGTTCCAGCAGAAGTTATAGAGATCCGTGACGGGAATATAGGTCTCGTTGACTTTGGTGATCTCCAGCACGAAGTCCGCCTGGATCTCGTCGATGTCAAGGTCGGCGAATTTGTCCTTGTCCATGTCGGCTTTGCCATCCAGCGGCTCTCCCGTGAGGAGGGGCTTGAAACGCGTGAGCTGTTCCGACAGGTCTATGAGGCTATGGGATCCTGA
- a CDS encoding hydrogenase maturation nickel metallochaperone HypA: protein MHEYSIAYDIYATARRTALDHHATAVRRITVSFGEMAMINPEQVCFLFGTIAEDDPLLSGAELVYEKAPPRTRCSCGYEGSEIYVCPECGTLPTIVSGKEIVVKNIEIDTGE, encoded by the coding sequence ATGCATGAATACAGCATAGCATACGACATCTATGCGACTGCAAGGAGAACGGCCCTCGATCATCATGCGACTGCGGTTCGCAGAATTACCGTCTCCTTCGGTGAGATGGCGATGATCAATCCTGAGCAGGTCTGCTTTCTTTTTGGAACCATCGCAGAGGATGACCCACTTCTTTCTGGTGCGGAACTTGTTTATGAAAAAGCCCCTCCCCGCACCAGGTGCTCCTGTGGATATGAAGGGAGCGAGATCTATGTCTGCCCTGAGTGTGGAACACTTCCTACGATCGTCTCCGGAAAAGAGATCGTTGTGAAAAATATCGAGATAGATACTGGTGAGTAA
- the hypE gene encoding hydrogenase expression/formation protein HypE yields the protein MNVNLMHGAGGEVMGELLKTLTAFKNNNAGGLGLESLDDGAVIPVNGTNIVLTTDSHVVRPIFFPGGDIGRISVCGTINDLAVMGARPLALTSAMVIEEGFEFSSLARIVASMDQALEEAGASIVTGDTKVVERGSLDGIIINTAGIGIADRPVRDSGLKEGDRIIVSGTLGDHGISILSYREGFDLGDQLTSDVAPVWGLVDRALRAGEIHAMKDPTRGGFAAAINEMARKSGVSILLDEEQVPIRQSVRSAGELMGIDPLQVANEGKVVMGVPSADAEAVLAAIRSHPLGREASIIGEVVAGSDVIMRTSIGGERFIEPPLGDPVPRVC from the coding sequence GTGAATGTCAATCTGATGCATGGGGCTGGCGGAGAGGTAATGGGTGAACTTCTCAAGACGCTCACCGCCTTTAAAAATAATAATGCCGGTGGTCTGGGTCTGGAATCTCTCGATGATGGCGCTGTCATCCCGGTGAACGGAACGAATATCGTATTAACAACCGACTCGCATGTTGTCCGTCCAATCTTCTTCCCAGGGGGTGATATCGGGAGGATCTCGGTCTGTGGCACGATAAACGATCTTGCAGTGATGGGTGCACGCCCCCTCGCTCTCACCTCTGCGATGGTGATTGAGGAAGGATTTGAGTTTTCAAGTCTTGCCAGAATCGTCGCCTCCATGGATCAGGCCCTCGAAGAGGCAGGAGCCTCAATCGTGACCGGGGATACGAAGGTTGTCGAGCGGGGCTCCCTCGATGGTATTATCATTAATACTGCCGGGATCGGTATCGCCGACCGACCGGTTCGTGATAGTGGTCTGAAAGAGGGAGATCGGATCATCGTCTCCGGAACCCTTGGTGATCATGGCATCTCCATCCTCTCCTATCGTGAAGGGTTTGATCTTGGCGATCAGCTCACATCTGATGTGGCGCCTGTCTGGGGACTGGTGGATCGTGCACTCCGCGCCGGTGAGATTCATGCAATGAAAGACCCGACCCGCGGTGGATTTGCCGCCGCCATCAACGAGATGGCACGGAAGAGCGGTGTTTCGATCCTCCTTGATGAAGAACAGGTGCCGATCCGCCAGAGTGTCCGCTCTGCAGGAGAGCTTATGGGTATCGATCCCCTTCAGGTTGCAAATGAGGGGAAGGTTGTGATGGGGGTTCCGTCAGCGGATGCAGAGGCAGTGCTTGCGGCCATCAGATCACATCCTCTTGGGCGTGAGGCATCGATCATCGGTGAGGTCGTCGCAGGCTCTGATGTTATCATGAGGACGAGCATCGGGGGTGAGCGGTTCATCGAACCCCCGCTTGGTGATCCGGTACCACGGGTATGTTAG
- the pyrC gene encoding dihydroorotase gives MLDLVLRNATLPDGRVADLAFQNGRLVHIGRAARSDQEVDCTALLCIPAATDIHVHMRGGIQSAKEDWRTGSMAALAGGVTMVVDQPNTIPPLLTPDRYLERVLEAKEHALCGFAINAGVSPGVDPLHLWRAGAMAFGEIFAAPSSYGDALTPEELKQSLRSIHALGAPATIHAEEVGSGIPDSLQEHHQIRSPEGEVRSLQMIRDILPPGMKPHICHISSSASLPVAPGSKEVTPHHLFLSIEQFTPDDTFGRVNPPLRPESERRALFAAWESIDIIASDHAPHTIEDKAVSFAEAPSGLPGVETMLPLLMNEVRKGTITLSSLIDKTAVAPCRVLGIPPAGFAPDQRHDFALYPMEPVTIRSDTLHSKCGWTPYEGMEGVFPDLVVQNGEIVYYESEYSCIPGIYLPGRGYQVGDPIQ, from the coding sequence ATGTTAGACCTTGTCCTGAGAAATGCGACCCTCCCGGATGGCAGGGTTGCTGATCTCGCTTTTCAGAACGGGCGCCTGGTTCATATCGGCAGAGCCGCCAGATCAGATCAGGAGGTCGATTGCACAGCCCTCCTCTGTATCCCGGCTGCGACCGATATACATGTCCATATGCGGGGTGGAATCCAGTCTGCAAAAGAGGACTGGCGAACCGGGTCGATGGCCGCCCTTGCAGGCGGTGTCACGATGGTTGTGGATCAGCCTAACACCATTCCGCCTCTTCTGACCCCCGACCGGTACCTTGAACGGGTTTTGGAGGCAAAGGAGCATGCTCTCTGTGGCTTTGCTATAAATGCCGGCGTATCACCGGGTGTTGATCCCCTCCACCTCTGGAGGGCGGGAGCAATGGCCTTTGGCGAGATCTTCGCCGCCCCTTCAAGTTATGGCGATGCACTGACACCAGAAGAACTGAAGCAGTCCCTCCGTTCGATCCATGCCCTTGGTGCACCTGCAACTATCCATGCAGAGGAGGTCGGATCCGGCATTCCGGATTCTCTCCAGGAACACCATCAGATCAGATCCCCCGAGGGTGAAGTCAGGTCGCTTCAGATGATACGGGATATCCTTCCTCCGGGGATGAAGCCCCATATCTGTCATATCAGTTCATCTGCATCGCTTCCGGTGGCTCCGGGATCAAAGGAGGTGACGCCCCATCACCTCTTCCTCTCGATCGAACAGTTCACTCCCGATGATACCTTCGGGAGGGTGAATCCCCCCCTTCGTCCTGAATCAGAGCGACGGGCCCTTTTTGCTGCCTGGGAATCCATCGATATCATCGCTTCAGATCATGCCCCCCATACGATTGAGGATAAGGCAGTGAGCTTTGCAGAGGCCCCGTCCGGACTGCCGGGTGTCGAGACGATGCTCCCCCTTCTGATGAATGAGGTGCGAAAAGGAACCATCACACTCTCTTCTCTCATCGACAAGACCGCCGTTGCACCATGCAGGGTTCTCGGCATCCCTCCTGCCGGGTTTGCCCCCGATCAACGGCATGACTTTGCCCTCTATCCGATGGAGCCTGTGACGATCAGATCTGATACTCTCCACTCAAAATGTGGGTGGACCCCATATGAGGGGATGGAGGGGGTATTTCCCGACCTGGTCGTTCAGAACGGGGAGATTGTGTATTACGAATCGGAGTACTCCTGCATCCCGGGGATCTACCTTCCGGGGAGGGGTTATCAGGTCGGAGATCCTATACAATAA
- a CDS encoding DUF167 domain-containing protein — MPSFTDAIRTVGSGLHISCEVQAGARENVFPSGYNSWRETIGISITAPPVDGRANAAIILLIAEVMGVQRSSISIISGVHSNRKVIRIEGMSLSDCIEILHPFFS, encoded by the coding sequence ATGCCCTCTTTTACCGATGCAATCCGCACGGTCGGCTCCGGTCTTCATATCAGCTGTGAAGTCCAGGCAGGTGCACGGGAGAATGTTTTTCCATCAGGATATAATAGCTGGCGAGAGACAATCGGGATCTCGATCACAGCACCACCCGTCGATGGCAGAGCCAATGCTGCTATCATCCTTCTCATTGCTGAGGTGATGGGAGTGCAACGTTCATCGATCAGTATCATCTCAGGAGTTCACTCAAACCGAAAAGTGATCCGTATCGAAGGGATGAGCCTCTCTGATTGTATTGAAATACTGCATCCATTTTTTTCATAA
- the dnaG gene encoding DNA primase DnaG yields MYSPDTTKYLIHIHLETEGVVEKPDVVGAIFGQTEGLLGEDLDLRDLQRTGRVGRIDVQIISRRGETTGDIFIASSLDRAETAILAASLETIDRVGPCVSHVRVECIEDIRVAKRKKIIERAKELLLDAFDEDSIDSQDLLDEVRESIRVEKIRLIGDDRVPAGPNVEDSDAIIIVEGRADVLNLLRYGIKNSVGVEGTNVPDIIVSLCEKKTATVFLDGDRGGELILRELLQIADIDFVAYPPRGKSVEDLSRKEIVKALRNKVPVEYVRDNIEREARRSGSGHDIRPTLYPDPPISRNTIPAQEPDASSVPAPPSEGESSDPFGLNDHIRAIKGSGLVRVLSPDFSSLGDYPLEEYKGILDELSGETAGIIIDQPVNQRILDLAAEKGLDFIAAREFSGIVKRPATVRMVKI; encoded by the coding sequence ATGTATTCACCTGATACGACTAAGTATCTTATTCACATTCATCTTGAAACAGAGGGGGTGGTCGAAAAACCCGATGTAGTCGGAGCCATATTTGGTCAGACTGAAGGGTTGCTCGGCGAAGACCTCGATCTCCGGGATCTCCAGAGAACCGGACGGGTTGGACGGATCGATGTCCAGATCATCAGCCGGAGGGGGGAGACCACCGGTGATATCTTCATCGCCTCTTCCCTCGACAGGGCGGAGACTGCTATTCTTGCAGCATCACTTGAGACGATCGACCGGGTTGGTCCATGTGTCTCCCATGTCCGTGTCGAGTGTATCGAGGATATCAGGGTTGCCAAACGAAAGAAGATCATCGAACGGGCAAAGGAACTGCTCCTTGATGCCTTTGATGAAGACTCGATCGATTCACAGGATCTCCTTGATGAGGTACGCGAGTCGATACGGGTTGAGAAGATTCGCCTTATCGGTGATGATCGAGTACCGGCAGGTCCGAATGTCGAAGACTCTGATGCGATCATCATTGTAGAGGGTCGGGCCGATGTCCTCAACCTGTTACGATACGGGATCAAGAACAGTGTCGGGGTAGAGGGGACAAATGTGCCGGATATCATCGTCTCTCTCTGTGAGAAGAAGACAGCAACCGTCTTTCTTGACGGGGATCGGGGAGGGGAGCTGATCCTCAGGGAGCTTCTCCAGATCGCAGACATTGACTTTGTCGCATATCCGCCACGGGGAAAGAGTGTTGAGGATCTCAGCAGAAAAGAGATCGTCAAGGCTCTCCGGAACAAAGTGCCGGTTGAGTATGTTCGCGACAATATTGAGAGGGAGGCACGGAGAAGCGGATCCGGACATGATATTCGTCCCACTCTCTATCCGGATCCCCCCATCTCACGAAACACCATTCCTGCTCAGGAGCCCGATGCGTCATCAGTGCCGGCCCCTCCCTCAGAAGGGGAATCATCCGATCCCTTCGGACTCAACGACCATATCAGGGCGATCAAGGGGAGTGGACTTGTACGTGTTCTTTCCCCGGATTTTTCCAGTCTTGGGGATTATCCTCTTGAGGAGTACAAGGGAATCCTTGATGAGCTGAGTGGGGAGACCGCCGGAATAATCATCGACCAGCCGGTTAATCAGCGAATCCTCGATCTTGCGGCTGAGAAGGGTCTTGATTTCATAGCGGCGCGGGAGTTCTCCGGTATCGTCAAGAGACCTGCCACGGTCCGTATGGTAAAAATATAG